Proteins from a genomic interval of Candidatus Woesearchaeota archaeon:
- the dut gene encoding dUTP diphosphatase, giving the protein MRVKIHRVDKTLPLPHYSLPGDAGMDLYAAEDGVLNPSEYKHFSAGIRIQIPAGYECQIRPRSGLAAKHGISIVNAPGTVDSGYRGLIGVLLINLGKQPFVVKKGDKIAQAVFKQVEFAELVEVEDLDVSARGEGGYGHSDNTGPGFTLTTKYQQEKVLMH; this is encoded by the coding sequence ATGCGCGTGAAAATCCATCGGGTCGACAAAACCTTGCCCCTGCCGCACTATTCTCTTCCCGGCGATGCTGGCATGGATCTTTATGCAGCAGAAGACGGTGTTCTTAACCCCAGTGAGTACAAACATTTCTCCGCAGGCATCCGCATCCAGATTCCAGCGGGTTACGAATGTCAAATTCGCCCACGATCAGGCCTCGCGGCAAAACACGGCATCAGCATTGTCAACGCACCCGGCACGGTTGATTCCGGCTATCGCGGCCTTATCGGCGTTCTTCTTATTAATCTCGGCAAACAGCCATTCGTCGTCAAAAAAGGCGACAAGATTGCGCAGGCGGTTTTCAAGCAGGTTGAATTTGCCGAGCTTGTTGAAGTTGAAGACCTCGACGTTTCTGCGCGCGGCGAAGGCGGCTATGGCCACAGCGACAACACTGGGCCTGGATTTACGCTTACGACAAAATATCAGCAGGAAAAAGTATTAATGCATTAA